A window of Zingiber officinale cultivar Zhangliang chromosome 5A, Zo_v1.1, whole genome shotgun sequence contains these coding sequences:
- the LOC121980716 gene encoding luc7-like protein 3 isoform X1, protein MDAQRALLDELMGTARNLTDEQKKKYKEVHWDDKEVCGCYMVRFCPHDLFVNTKSDLGACPRIHDQKLKESFEKSPRHDAHVPKFEADLAKFCEKLVTDLDRKVKRGRDRLEQEVEATPPPVPNEKPEHLSVLEEKIKKLLEQIETLGEAGKIDEAEALMRMVDMLNAEKATLSQQSATDKVILPQEKKMALCEICGSFLVANDAAERTQTHVTGKQHIGYGMIRDFLSEFKAAKEKAREEEKLAREKEAEERRKQHEKDLRIRVRESDVGRRERSRERDHERDRHGDRNYERERSSRVGGASHKHDYHRNGRESNRVRYHNRSGARSRSRSPSRHGYRRSSPV, encoded by the exons ATGGACGCCCAGAGAGCTCTCCTGGACGAACTCATGGGGACAG CTCGTAATCTGACGGACGAGCAGAAAAAGAAGTACAAGGAGGTGCACTGGGACGATAAGGAGGTGTGCGGCTGCTACATGGTTCGTTTCTGTCCGCACGATCTGTTCGTGAACACGAAAAGCGACCTTG GAGCTTGTCCTAGAATCCATGACCAGAAACTGAAGGAGAG CTTTGAGAAGTCCCCTAGACATGATGCTCATGTTCCAAAGTTTGAAGCAGACCTTGCAAAATTCTGTGAGAAGCTG GTGACAGATTTAGATAGAAAAGTCAAGCGTGGTCGTGACCGATTAGAACAAGAGGTAGAGGCAACACCTCCTCCGGTCCCTAATGAAAAACCTGAACACCTCTCAGTGTTAGAAGAAAAGATCAAAAAGCTTCTAGAGCAAATTGAGACGCTTGGTGAAGCAGGAAAGATAGATGAAGCTGAGGCACTTATGAGAATG GTTGATATGCTTAATGCTGAGAAGGCAACTTTGTCTCAACAATCAGCAACTGATAAGGTTATTCTTCCACAAGAGAAGAAAATGGCACTATGTGAGATTTGTGGCTCATTTTTGGTAGCAAATGATGCTGCTGAGAGGACACAAACTCATGTTACCGGAAAGCAACATATTGGTTATGGTATGATCCGAGATTTTCTTAGTGAGTTCAAG GCTGCTAAGGAGAAGGCAAGGGAAGAAGAGAAACTAGCTAGGGAGAAAGAAGCAGAGGAACGAAGGAAACAGCATGAAAAGGATCTCAGGATTCGTGTTAGGGAGAGTGATGTGGGTAGAAGAGAAAGGTCCAGAGAGCGTGACCATGAACGTGATCGACATGGTGACCGGAACTATGAGCGAGAAAGATCAAGCAGGGTAGGAGGGGCAAGCCATAAGCATGACTATCACAGAAATGGGAGAGAATCTAACAGAGTTAGGTATCATAACAGATCTGGAGCACGAAGCAGGTCCAGGTCTCCTTCCAGGCATGGCTATAGAAGGTCGAGTCCAGTTTGA
- the LOC121980716 gene encoding luc7-like protein 3 isoform X2, whose protein sequence is MDAQRALLDELMGTARNLTDEQKKKYKEVHWDDKEVCGCYMVRFCPHDLFVNTKSDLGACPRIHDQKLKESFEKSPRHDAHVPKFEADLAKFCEKLVTDLDRKVKRGRDRLEQEVEATPPPVPNEKPEHLSVLEEKIKKLLEQIETLGEAGKIDEAEALMRMVDMLNAEKATLSQQSATDKVILPQEKKMALCEICGSFLVANDAAERTQTHVTGKQHIGYGMIRDFLSEFKAAKEKAREEEKLAREKEAEERRKQHEKDLRIRVRESDVGRRERSRERDHERDRHGDRNYERERSSRIWSTKQVQVSFQAWL, encoded by the exons ATGGACGCCCAGAGAGCTCTCCTGGACGAACTCATGGGGACAG CTCGTAATCTGACGGACGAGCAGAAAAAGAAGTACAAGGAGGTGCACTGGGACGATAAGGAGGTGTGCGGCTGCTACATGGTTCGTTTCTGTCCGCACGATCTGTTCGTGAACACGAAAAGCGACCTTG GAGCTTGTCCTAGAATCCATGACCAGAAACTGAAGGAGAG CTTTGAGAAGTCCCCTAGACATGATGCTCATGTTCCAAAGTTTGAAGCAGACCTTGCAAAATTCTGTGAGAAGCTG GTGACAGATTTAGATAGAAAAGTCAAGCGTGGTCGTGACCGATTAGAACAAGAGGTAGAGGCAACACCTCCTCCGGTCCCTAATGAAAAACCTGAACACCTCTCAGTGTTAGAAGAAAAGATCAAAAAGCTTCTAGAGCAAATTGAGACGCTTGGTGAAGCAGGAAAGATAGATGAAGCTGAGGCACTTATGAGAATG GTTGATATGCTTAATGCTGAGAAGGCAACTTTGTCTCAACAATCAGCAACTGATAAGGTTATTCTTCCACAAGAGAAGAAAATGGCACTATGTGAGATTTGTGGCTCATTTTTGGTAGCAAATGATGCTGCTGAGAGGACACAAACTCATGTTACCGGAAAGCAACATATTGGTTATGGTATGATCCGAGATTTTCTTAGTGAGTTCAAG GCTGCTAAGGAGAAGGCAAGGGAAGAAGAGAAACTAGCTAGGGAGAAAGAAGCAGAGGAACGAAGGAAACAGCATGAAAAGGATCTCAGGATTCGTGTTAGGGAGAGTGATGTGGGTAGAAGAGAAAGGTCCAGAGAGCGTGACCATGAACGTGATCGACATGGTGACCGGAACTATGAGCGAGAAAGATCAAGCAGG ATCTGGAGCACGAAGCAGGTCCAGGTCTCCTTCCAGGCATGGCTATAG